A window of Funiculus sociatus GB2-C1 genomic DNA:
TGCGACGCGGCTGCTCAAACACCAGCCGCCAGTGAGCAGCTAAAGCTTGGTGCATCAGTTGCACAGCCATTGATCCAGCTTTTAGACGCACCGCACTCCTAGCTAAATATCGCAGCTGGTAGGCTTTAGTTGGGTTCTCCCACTGGGCGATTAATTCTGGAGCATAGGAACGGGTTTTTTCAATCACCTTTTGCAAAGCCTCGAATTGGTTAAGCAGGCTTGCTGAAAGTCCTCCAGAATTTACCCGGTATAACGTCAACGCTTCCGGAATTCCCTCAATTTTCCAGTTAGTCTGCAAAAGAATGCGAAGCCAACATTCTATGTCCTCTGCCTGACGAAAAACATCATCAAAATAAAAATATTCGACAGTACCGTAAAAATTATCTTGAAATTTAATCGCTTCCAATACTTCTTTGCGAATCACTGCCGCAGAACCATTTCCTACTGGATTGTCGCGCAGTAAATCAGGCGGAGTAATTTCCTTAAGTTTTGGCATGAGATACGTACCCAAGGAGTTTCCCGCTTCGTCGATAAAAGCAGAACGGCTAAAGCTAATTCCCACGGCTGGGGAACTTTCCAGATGTTCAAAATGTTTTTCTAACTTTTCTGGTAGCCACAAGTCGTCTCCATCTAAAAGAGCTATATAGTCTCCTTGAGCGTGGCGAATCCCGGTGTTTCTAGCTCCTGCTAGTCCCCGGTTTTTCTGGCTGACAATTTTAATTCTAGAGTCTGTAAATTGCTGACAAATTTCTATGCTTCTATCTGGTGAGTCGTCATTAACAACAATAATCTCAAAGTTTTGGTAAGTTTGATTAAGAACTGATTCAATGGCAGCAGCTATGTATTTCTCGACTTTGTAAGTTGGAATAATTACAGAAAACTTTTTCATTTTGAGTACGAACCTTGTACAGTAGTTTGCATGATTCTTTCATCGAGCTTATCTAAAATCTTACTGTCTCGATCTATTTCAAACTTTCTGGCAAAGTAAATATCGTCTCTAATTAACTTTGGATAATAGTCAATGGTAAGAATAGCGGGATGTCCGTGGCGGCTGTTTGTCCAATCAATGTAGCGCATATTGCGTGGGTAGAAGTTGAATAAGCCACTATTGATTAAGATAGTTTGGATAAAGGATTCATCAGGAAGGCGGGTTTTTTTGTAGTAGTCGATCAATTCAGGATGTTGCTGGCAAAATTCATGGATATATTGAACGCAATTTCTAGAAATGGTTTTAAAGTAAGAGCCACCGTAACATAAAAAATTCTCATTAAATGGAGTTGAAAGGGAGCGCATTCCCACGATCAATCCATAAGAAAAATCAATCCGGAGCCAAGGTTGAATATTATTGATAAACAGTCGAAGAGGCTTGAGTAAACCTCGTTGCCATTTGGCTAACTCTATGCCTGACCACCAGTATTGATAGAAGTAGCGATCGCGTCCATCCTTCGCCCCCCACGTACATTTTTCTGAAAGGACGTTAAAATAATCAAAAAAGCCATCATACGTGGTTTCTGCCAGAAATTTCTCAATTTCAGGAAGCGGTTGAGTAGGATAATCTTGACCTGTGATATTAATTAGCCAGTCAAATTCAATTTTGTGGTTCAACAGCCAATCAATCGCTTCTAAATAAGCTTGAACTAAGGCAAAGTTACCTCTCCCCCCTATAGCACTCACAACTTTAACATCAGGCAAATTTTCTAAAAGTTCTACATTTAAATTACTAGCAGCAAAATTATGGCTCACCAGTACGAAAGAGTCAGGACTCGACTTTTTAATAATGTGAACTAGCCTATAGATTTGCTCTGGATTCTTGTAGGTTTGGATAAGGTAGGCAATCTTCATAATGGTTAACACATCCTGATATTGATAAAGCGTTTGTAGAAAAGTTGATTTGTGCTTGTTTAGGCTACTTGTCGGGATTTATCTTGAAGAATGCGGCGTTTTTGGGAAGCTCCTGTCATCTTTAAAGCAAAGTTTTCCATTTGGCGGTAGAGTGGTTGTGGCAACAACCAGAGGGAATAAACAGCCCCCAACGTTAAAAGTGTCCGGCGTGGCTCCTCAAGAATAATGCGCCAGTGGATAGATAAAGCTCGATGAGCCATATCCACAGCAGTTGGAGCGGCTTTTAAACGTACTGCCCATCGGGCTAGCTTCCGCAACTCATAAGCTTTGGCACGGTTTCCATGCTGAGCAATCAAATCTGGAGCGTAGGATCGGGTTTTTTCTAGCACCTTTTCTAAGTCTTCTAATTGCTTCAGAAAGTTTGTTGAAGCCCCTCCAGAATTGACTCGGTACATCGTTAAAGCTTCAGGAATTCCTTCTGCTTCCAAATTTGTTTTCAAGGCAATACGAAGCCAGCATTCGACATCTTCGAAATGTCGTAAGTGCTCATCAAAATAACAATCTTTTTTATGACAATCTTGAAACTTAATTGCTTCAAAAACTTCTCGCCGAATCACTGGAACCGAACCATTTCCGATTGGGTTGCGACAGAGTATTAGGGGTGGCGTAATTTCTTTAAGCTTAGGCATTTGATAGATACCCAAGGGTTGTCCCGCTTCATCGATAAAAGCAGATCGGCTAAAACTTAGTCCAACATTAGGTGAGTTTTCCAGATGTTCAATATGTTTCTCTAGCTTTTCTGGCAACCACAGATCGTCCCCATCTAAGAAAGCCAGATATTCTCCCTGCGCGTGGCGAATTCCTGTATTACGAGCGGCGCATACTCCTTGATTTGGTTGGCGAATAATTTTAATTCTGGAGTCTGTAAATTGCTTACAAATTTCTACACTTCGGTCAGGGGAACCATCATCGATAATCAGCAGTTCAAAATCTTTATAAGTTTGCTCTAGAACAGATTTCACTGTAGCAGCTATATATTTTTCGACTCCGTAAACTGGAATAATGACAGAAACTTTTTTCATGTTTCAAACTAACCTAAAGTTTAATTGCGGGTGTTAGCGAACTTTTGGGGGTGTACCTGAATAGCGAGAATGCTACAAGTTTATTGCTTGTAAAGAGAAATATTGCCTGTAACGCTCCAACGAATCTCCTAAGCATTTTGTTAAAGACATTATACAAAATGAATCTGTTCATGACTTAAATACTTAAATTTTTAGGAAAAACATAACGTGTAGCCCAAAATGTAAACAAAGGCAGGCAAATTACGTGAACCAGAAAAACCGATATAGCTACTCCAATAGCTCCCCAGTGAATTCCCATAAATAGTGCGCCAATAAACATACCAGTAAACACTATGTTCCAACGAAATTCTAAGTTAGGTTTACCAATAGCCACCAACAGTTTCGCAGATGTATCGGCAAAAGGTCTTGGAATTGCTGATAGGCAAATCACAATCAAAATTGGGATAGCCACCACCCATTTTTGCCCAAAAATAACAGGTACGTAGAAAGGAGCTAAGCTAGACTGTAGAATAACTAAGGGGACAATAACAAAACTAATAACTTTGATGCTTTCCAAATAACGCTTCTTCAATTCAAACTTGTTTGAACGTGCTGCACATAAATGAGGATATACAGAGGAACTAATAGCGTTAATAATACTTAAACTAACGCCTAACCCTCCATTGAAGCCAAAGAAATATATTCCTAATTCTTTAACTCCTAAGAAGCGCCCAACTATTAAATAATCTAAGCTATTTCTCAGTGTTTTTAGAAATTCAACACCGAGGATATTTTTACCGAAGCTAAGAAGCTCTTTCCAATACTTTGTTGTTATTCCCTTAGTTGGACGCCAGGCATGGTTATGACGATAAATGAAAACTGCAATAGGAGAAGTTAAAAGTCCAGGCAGTACAAATGCCCACACACCCATACCTAAATAAGCAATTACAGCAGATGAAACATAACTAATAGAAGTCATAGTTAGATTATTAATTGCACAAATTTTTAATCTATTTTCTCTCTGAATAAGCGCACACTGTATAGCAGCTGTAGGCCAAAATAAATAACCTATTGCTCCGACACATATTGGTAAAATAAGCCGAGGCTCTTTATAAAACCAAGAAATAGGAAAAGCTAGAATACACTGGATTGCAAATAACGCGAAATAAATTAACCAGTTTAACCAATATGCTGAGTTACATAAGCCGTTTAAGTCTTCTTTTTCTTTATCAGTTTGAATAATCTGTGCATTAATGCCTACGTTGGTGAACACCCGTGTAAAATCCCCAACCGTCAAAACAATTGCTCCCAAACCGTAATCGTAAGAAGTTAGATAGCGTGCTAAAACAACAATTACTCCTATACGCAAAATTCGAGGAACTAGCTCTGACATACCCATCCACCCAATATTGCGGATGAAAGGGTTAGACAGCTTCTTTTTTAGCTTAGGAACAATGGCTAATATGGTCTGCATTTTTGTTCTAGTAATTCTTATCCAAGTAGTAAGTTCACAAGCACTTTTGATAAAAAGGCTCGGCTTCGAGGGTTTTAGGAAGATACGAAAGCTTTATCCTCCTTAGAGCCTTGAATAGGGGTAGCGCGAATTTTGCTAATAATCTGGAGCAGATAACTAGCAATTATAGGTGAGAGGACTCGAATCAATAGCAGCTTGATAGTTAAAGCTTGAGCGCTTCTATCTAGCAAAATTCGTGGACGCAGGCTAATGGCTTTTTGTAATTTCTGAGCAGCCTGCTTAGCTCCGTCAGCATTTGAAATACGTGTCAAGCATAGGTGCGCCAAGAACTGATAGACATTAGCTATGCTCTGATTCTTGAGGGGTTGTAATTCCAGTGGAGCCTCTTGAAATGCTCTCTCAATTACAATTAAATGATATTTTTCCATCACCTCAACTTTGGATGACATTGCCCCTGAAGATTGTCGGTAAAAAATTTGTGGTTTAGGAACTACAACAAAATGCCAACGAGCAGCTAACCGTAGCCAGTATTCCCAGTCTTCACAAGATTTCAGAGTCGGATCAAACTCTCCTACAGATGCGATCGCTTCCCTGCGGAGCATAACATTGGAGCCGCTATCTATGAAATTTCCCAGTAACAAATCTCGATAAACATTACCTTCAAAGACTACAGACCTACCTCCATGAAAATATTCCCCTTTGTCATCCATAAAGCGAGTCCAGCTATAAGCAACTCCAGCCTGAGGATGCTCTTGCAATGCTCGGAGCTGTAGATCTAACTTATCGCGTGTCCATAAGTCATCAGCATCAATAAATGTAATAAATTCTCCAGTAGCATGCGAAATACCACGATTGCGAGCTACTGGTAGACCTCCGTTACTATATGAAAACACTTTGAGACGAGGGTCTTGCACCGTACCAATCAATTCTAAAGTCCCATCGGTAGAGCCATCATTAATTACAATCAGCTCAAAGTTACAATAAGTTTGTTGTAACACCGATTCAATAGTTTTTAGAATCGTGCGTTCAGCATTGTAAGCAGGAATAATAACAGATATGGCTGGCATGTTGTCTTTTGTTGATTTGATGATAAAAGAATAATTTTGGATGTCTAACTGGTAGTATATTTTAAGCTGGGTCAGCCGTTAGGGCTGCTGTATCTTCAATAACCTTCAGTATTACTTTTTCAACCCCGTCAACCGTTCTGTCTACAGTGAATTGAGATAAAACATGTTCGCGACATCTCTTACCTAGCTGAGCATTTTTATCTCTCCAATTGATCATCTGGATTAAAGTATCTGTTAAATCTCGTTCATCTCCGGTCTTAAACAGTCCACTTTGAAACTCTCCTGTCAATATCTCCGGAATGCCTCCAGTTCGACTTGCTACCACAGGAGTTCCACAAGCCATTGACTCAATAACCGTTCTTCCAAAGGGTTCAGACCATAGGCTGGGCAGGACTGTTATATCGCTGACTTGATAAACAGACGTAGCATTATCTACATGACCAAGAAAGCTCACATACTTTTCTATACCCAAATCGCTTACTAGCTTTTCCAAGGATTTTTTGTATTCCTCACCTCGGATTAAAGGTTTACCAGCAATTAATAGCCTAGCGCTAATACCACTTTTCAGCAGTAAGGCAAAGGCTTTAATCAGCGTTTCCAGCCCCTTTTCTTTATCTAGCCTGCCGACATACGAAATTAATCTCATATCTTCGGGAATATTCCATTCTTTCCTGATTGCATAAAAATCCTTTGCAGGTTTGAATACTTCCGGGCTAACCCCGTTATGTACAACATCAATTCTTTCTTCTTTAAAGCCGCTGCTAACCCAATCCAGCTTAGTTTTGTGGGAGACTGCAATAAACTGCTTTACGCCCTTAAGTCCAATGTTCCACTGCCATTCAACATTTGTACTTGGGGGTTCAGGTGGAGGTATACGGAGATAACAAACAAAGGGAACATTTTTGGATAAAGCCAAAAGGCGACCAAAAAGACTATCTTGATACTGATTGCACAGAACAATACTATCTTTACTTGTATTAAGTATCCAAGTAGCCTTCCAAAGACCAGTTAGGAACCTAAAAATAAATTGCTTTTGATAAACTGTAAACCAGCTAAGCTTGATTACATGGGCGCCAAAATTTTGATACTGCGCCACTAAGTCCCCTTCTATCGTATAAAGCAGACTGATAATATGTCCGCGTTGAGATAGCTCAGAGCAAAGACGTAACAGGCTTCGTTCCTGCCCGCCTCGGCGAGAAGAGGGTTCCTGCTCTAAAACAATAATGTGCATAAATTTGCATCTCCTTAGCTTATTTAATATTTGAAAGCGGTATTAGAGTTACTACCGCCACTGGGAAAACCTAGAAGCTTATAGTTAGGTGGCATAGGTACTCTGATAAAAAAATCATTGTTTAACAACTCCTAATAGAACTTGCTCAATCCCTTCGACCAGTTTGTCTAAAGTAAATTTGGATAAAACATACTCGCGGCATCTCTCACCCAATTGGCGATCTTTATCTCGCCAATTGATAATTCGATTTAGAGTATCTGCCAAATTTCGTTCATCTCCAGCTTCAAACAGCCCACTTTGAAACTCTTTTGTCAATATCTCCGGAATACCCCCTGTTCGGCTAGCTACCACAGGAGTTCCACAAGTCATTGACTCAACAACCGTTCTTCCAAAGGGTTCAGACCATAGGCTGGGCAGGACTGTTATATCGCTGACTTGATAAACAGATGTAGTATTATTTACATGACCAAGAAAGCTCACATACTTCTCTATACCCAAATCGCTTACTAGCTTTTCTAAGGATTTTTTGTATTCCTCACCCTGGCTTACAGGCTTTCCAGCAATCAATAGCTTAGCGTTAGCGCCACTTTTGACAATTGCCGCAAAGGCTTTGAGC
This region includes:
- a CDS encoding glycosyltransferase family 4 protein, with the translated sequence MHIIVLEQEPSSRRGGQERSLLRLCSELSQRGHIISLLYTIEGDLVAQYQNFGAHVIKLSWFTVYQKQFIFRFLTGLWKATWILNTSKDSIVLCNQYQDSLFGRLLALSKNVPFVCYLRIPPPEPPSTNVEWQWNIGLKGVKQFIAVSHKTKLDWVSSGFKEERIDVVHNGVSPEVFKPAKDFYAIRKEWNIPEDMRLISYVGRLDKEKGLETLIKAFALLLKSGISARLLIAGKPLIRGEEYKKSLEKLVSDLGIEKYVSFLGHVDNATSVYQVSDITVLPSLWSEPFGRTVIESMACGTPVVASRTGGIPEILTGEFQSGLFKTGDERDLTDTLIQMINWRDKNAQLGKRCREHVLSQFTVDRTVDGVEKVILKVIEDTAALTADPA
- a CDS encoding glycosyltransferase family 2 protein is translated as MKKFSVIIPTYKVEKYIAAAIESVLNQTYQNFEIIVVNDDSPDRSIEICQQFTDSRIKIVSQKNRGLAGARNTGIRHAQGDYIALLDGDDLWLPEKLEKHFEHLESSPAVGISFSRSAFIDEAGNSLGTYLMPKLKEITPPDLLRDNPVGNGSAAVIRKEVLEAIKFQDNFYGTVEYFYFDDVFRQAEDIECWLRILLQTNWKIEGIPEALTLYRVNSGGLSASLLNQFEALQKVIEKTRSYAPELIAQWENPTKAYQLRYLARSAVRLKAGSMAVQLMHQALAAHWRLVFEQPRRTLMTLAAAYMLWLLPQPLYAQIEAVAAKMTAATQKRRILQEQSGQSI
- a CDS encoding glycosyltransferase family 2 protein, coding for MPAISVIIPAYNAERTILKTIESVLQQTYCNFELIVINDGSTDGTLELIGTVQDPRLKVFSYSNGGLPVARNRGISHATGEFITFIDADDLWTRDKLDLQLRALQEHPQAGVAYSWTRFMDDKGEYFHGGRSVVFEGNVYRDLLLGNFIDSGSNVMLRREAIASVGEFDPTLKSCEDWEYWLRLAARWHFVVVPKPQIFYRQSSGAMSSKVEVMEKYHLIVIERAFQEAPLELQPLKNQSIANVYQFLAHLCLTRISNADGAKQAAQKLQKAISLRPRILLDRSAQALTIKLLLIRVLSPIIASYLLQIISKIRATPIQGSKEDKAFVSS
- a CDS encoding lipopolysaccharide biosynthesis protein, whose product is MQTILAIVPKLKKKLSNPFIRNIGWMGMSELVPRILRIGVIVVLARYLTSYDYGLGAIVLTVGDFTRVFTNVGINAQIIQTDKEKEDLNGLCNSAYWLNWLIYFALFAIQCILAFPISWFYKEPRLILPICVGAIGYLFWPTAAIQCALIQRENRLKICAINNLTMTSISYVSSAVIAYLGMGVWAFVLPGLLTSPIAVFIYRHNHAWRPTKGITTKYWKELLSFGKNILGVEFLKTLRNSLDYLIVGRFLGVKELGIYFFGFNGGLGVSLSIINAISSSVYPHLCAARSNKFELKKRYLESIKVISFVIVPLVILQSSLAPFYVPVIFGQKWVVAIPILIVICLSAIPRPFADTSAKLLVAIGKPNLEFRWNIVFTGMFIGALFMGIHWGAIGVAISVFLVHVICLPLFTFWATRYVFPKNLSI
- a CDS encoding glycosyltransferase family 2 protein, producing MKKVSVIIPVYGVEKYIAATVKSVLEQTYKDFELLIIDDGSPDRSVEICKQFTDSRIKIIRQPNQGVCAARNTGIRHAQGEYLAFLDGDDLWLPEKLEKHIEHLENSPNVGLSFSRSAFIDEAGQPLGIYQMPKLKEITPPLILCRNPIGNGSVPVIRREVFEAIKFQDCHKKDCYFDEHLRHFEDVECWLRIALKTNLEAEGIPEALTMYRVNSGGASTNFLKQLEDLEKVLEKTRSYAPDLIAQHGNRAKAYELRKLARWAVRLKAAPTAVDMAHRALSIHWRIILEEPRRTLLTLGAVYSLWLLPQPLYRQMENFALKMTGASQKRRILQDKSRQVA
- a CDS encoding beta-1,6-N-acetylglucosaminyltransferase — protein: MKIAYLIQTYKNPEQIYRLVHIIKKSSPDSFVLVSHNFAASNLNVELLENLPDVKVVSAIGGRGNFALVQAYLEAIDWLLNHKIEFDWLINITGQDYPTQPLPEIEKFLAETTYDGFFDYFNVLSEKCTWGAKDGRDRYFYQYWWSGIELAKWQRGLLKPLRLFINNIQPWLRIDFSYGLIVGMRSLSTPFNENFLCYGGSYFKTISRNCVQYIHEFCQQHPELIDYYKKTRLPDESFIQTILINSGLFNFYPRNMRYIDWTNSRHGHPAILTIDYYPKLIRDDIYFARKFEIDRDSKILDKLDERIMQTTVQGSYSK